The Flavobacterium piscisymbiosum genome includes a region encoding these proteins:
- the murA gene encoding UDP-N-acetylglucosamine 1-carboxyvinyltransferase encodes MGIFKIEGGTPLKGEITPQGAKNEALQILCAVLLTGDKVKINNIPDIIDINKLITLLGNLGVKIQRNEPGSITFQADEVNVGYLETEAFKKEGGALRGSIMIVGPLLARFGKGYIPKPGGDKIGRRRLDTHFEGFINLGAKFRYNREDHFYGVETPAEGLQGTDMLLDEASVTGTANIVMAAVLAKGRTTVYNAACEPYLQQLCKMLNSMGANITGVGSNLLTIEGVESLGGCEHRILPDMIEIGSWIGLAAMTKSEITIKNVSWENLGLIPNTFRKLGITIEKRNDDIYIPAHKNGYEVKTDIDGSILTIADAPWPGFTPDLLSIVLVVATQAKGDVLIHQKMFESRLFFVDKLIDMGAKIMLCDPHRAVVMGHNFESQLKATTMSSPDIRAGISLLIAALSAKGTSTIQNIEQIDRGYERIDERLRAIGAKIVRA; translated from the coding sequence ATGGGAATTTTTAAAATCGAAGGAGGAACTCCTTTAAAAGGAGAAATCACTCCGCAAGGAGCAAAAAATGAGGCATTACAAATTTTATGTGCCGTGCTTCTAACGGGGGATAAAGTAAAAATTAATAATATTCCCGATATTATTGACATCAATAAATTAATCACTTTGTTGGGTAATTTAGGAGTTAAAATTCAACGCAATGAACCGGGTTCGATTACGTTTCAGGCTGATGAAGTTAACGTTGGATATTTAGAAACAGAAGCTTTCAAAAAAGAAGGTGGAGCGCTTCGTGGTTCTATTATGATTGTTGGACCACTTTTGGCCCGTTTCGGAAAAGGATATATTCCTAAACCGGGAGGAGATAAAATTGGTCGTCGTAGATTAGATACTCACTTTGAAGGTTTTATTAACCTTGGAGCAAAATTCAGATACAACAGAGAAGATCACTTTTACGGAGTAGAAACTCCTGCAGAAGGACTTCAGGGAACAGATATGTTGCTTGACGAAGCATCTGTAACCGGAACAGCAAACATTGTTATGGCAGCTGTTTTGGCAAAAGGAAGAACTACCGTTTACAATGCAGCTTGTGAGCCTTACTTACAGCAATTGTGTAAAATGTTAAACTCTATGGGAGCTAACATTACAGGTGTAGGATCTAACTTATTGACTATCGAAGGTGTTGAAAGCCTTGGAGGATGTGAGCACAGGATCTTGCCTGATATGATCGAAATTGGTTCGTGGATTGGTCTTGCGGCTATGACAAAAAGTGAAATTACGATCAAAAATGTAAGCTGGGAAAACTTAGGTTTGATCCCAAATACTTTCAGAAAATTAGGTATCACTATCGAAAAACGTAATGACGATATTTATATTCCTGCTCATAAAAATGGGTACGAAGTAAAAACCGATATCGATGGTTCTATTTTGACAATTGCCGATGCGCCTTGGCCAGGATTTACACCTGATTTATTGAGCATTGTTTTGGTTGTGGCAACACAAGCAAAAGGAGATGTTTTAATTCACCAGAAAATGTTCGAAAGCCGTTTGTTTTTCGTAGATAAATTAATCGATATGGGAGCAAAAATTATGTTATGCGATCCGCACAGAGCCGTGGTTATGGGACATAATTTTGAATCTCAACTAAAAGCAACAACAATGTCATCTCCTGATATTCGTGCGGGGATTTCATTATTAATTGCTGCGTTATCAGCAAAAGGAACAAGCACAATTCAGAATATAGAACAAATCGATCGTGGATACGAGCGTATCGACGAACGTTTAAGAGCAATTGGCGCAAAAATCGTAAGAGCGTAA
- a CDS encoding DUF4290 domain-containing protein has product MVEKYKKEVANDVVFNLEYNSERQRLLIPEYGRHLQKLIDQATIIEDAETRNKAAKYIIQVMGSLNPHLRDVPDFQHKLWDQLFIMSDFKLNVESPYPIPSRDVLQLKPDVLQYPQNFPKYRFYGNNIKYMIDVANKWEDGEMKNALVLVIANHMKKSYLSWNKDTVKDDVIFEHLFELSGGKINLLQSTEELLNTTDLLRTNKRMSNKITPPGQPKIQSNKNNKGLGKPKPFQKNNQK; this is encoded by the coding sequence ATGGTCGAAAAATATAAAAAAGAAGTCGCAAATGACGTTGTTTTTAATTTAGAATACAATTCTGAAAGACAGCGCTTACTTATTCCGGAATATGGTCGTCATTTACAAAAACTGATCGATCAGGCTACTATTATCGAAGATGCTGAAACGCGTAATAAAGCAGCGAAATACATCATTCAGGTAATGGGAAGTCTGAATCCGCATTTGCGTGATGTGCCGGATTTTCAACATAAATTATGGGATCAGCTTTTTATCATGTCTGATTTTAAATTGAATGTAGAATCACCATATCCAATTCCGTCAAGAGATGTATTACAGTTAAAACCGGATGTTTTACAGTATCCGCAAAATTTTCCTAAATACAGATTTTATGGTAACAATATCAAGTATATGATTGATGTTGCCAACAAATGGGAAGATGGAGAAATGAAAAATGCATTGGTATTGGTAATTGCCAACCACATGAAAAAATCATACTTAAGCTGGAACAAAGACACAGTAAAAGATGATGTGATTTTTGAGCATTTATTTGAATTGTCTGGAGGAAAAATCAATTTATTACAAAGTACAGAAGAGCTTTTGAATACTACTGATTTATTGCGCACCAACAAACGCATGTCGAACAAAATAACACCACCGGGACAACCAAAAATCCAAAGCAACAAAAACAATAAAGGTCTGGGAAAACCGAAACCTTTTCAGAAAAATAATCAAAAGTAA
- a CDS encoding DUF493 family protein — translation MENDKEKNTAEFYERLKVELDNSNTWPAEYLYKFIVPSVDDNVERVEKAFDSMGAVIKTTKSKTGKFTSVSIDVTMHSADQVISKYKEVSTIEGIVSL, via the coding sequence ATGGAGAACGATAAAGAAAAAAACACAGCCGAATTTTACGAAAGATTAAAGGTAGAGTTAGATAACTCAAATACTTGGCCTGCAGAATATTTGTATAAATTTATAGTGCCTTCGGTCGATGATAATGTCGAACGGGTTGAAAAAGCTTTTGACAGTATGGGCGCCGTTATTAAAACAACAAAATCTAAAACAGGTAAATTTACCAGTGTTTCTATAGATGTTACAATGCATAGTGCTGACCAGGTGATTAGCAAATACAAAGAAGTTTCTACTATAGAAGGTATAGTTTCATTATAA
- a CDS encoding alpha/beta hydrolase family protein produces the protein MKNQILLFVIVFTFNSMKAQEIKTMTYFQNDTIKLDLDLYLPQKKTNEKIPLIIFAFGGGFSGGERTSEKEFGLFMAKNGYAVASISYSLYMKGKDFGCKGTLTEKIKAIQIGVSDMWQATSFLIENANKYNLDSSKIFISGISAGAEIGFHASFWDYKLMNLYKNNLPENFKYKGFIGGSGAIQDINLITKEKAIPMLLAHGNNDDTVPYAAGSHRSCPTNASGWLILFGSYAVYNHMNELHKDIELITFCGGGHEFSGYLFHQGQQYVLDFVNDVLKGKRFESHIIIPSGKKGASSGKYLFCE, from the coding sequence ATGAAAAACCAAATTCTTCTTTTTGTTATCGTATTTACATTCAACTCGATGAAGGCTCAGGAAATCAAAACGATGACTTATTTCCAGAATGACACCATCAAACTCGATCTTGATTTGTATTTGCCTCAAAAGAAAACTAACGAAAAAATTCCGTTAATCATTTTTGCTTTTGGAGGAGGATTTTCAGGCGGAGAACGCACAAGCGAAAAAGAATTCGGACTTTTTATGGCCAAAAATGGTTATGCGGTTGCCAGCATTTCATATTCTTTATATATGAAAGGAAAAGATTTTGGCTGCAAAGGAACTTTAACCGAAAAAATAAAAGCAATACAAATTGGTGTAAGCGATATGTGGCAGGCTACTTCTTTTTTGATCGAAAATGCCAATAAATACAATCTCGATTCTTCTAAAATATTTATTTCAGGAATCAGTGCGGGAGCCGAAATTGGTTTTCATGCTTCTTTTTGGGATTATAAACTTATGAATTTATACAAAAACAATCTTCCTGAAAACTTTAAATACAAAGGTTTCATTGGAGGCTCCGGAGCGATTCAGGATATTAATTTAATTACGAAGGAAAAAGCAATTCCGATGTTATTGGCACACGGAAATAATGATGATACAGTTCCGTACGCAGCTGGTTCACATCGCTCCTGCCCAACAAATGCTTCGGGCTGGCTGATTCTTTTTGGTTCTTATGCAGTTTATAATCATATGAATGAGTTACATAAAGACATCGAACTGATCACTTTTTGTGGCGGCGGACATGAGTTCTCGGGCTACCTTTTTCATCAGGGGCAACAATATGTTCTGGATTTTGTGAATGATGTTTTGAAAGGAAAAAGATTCGAATCGCATATTATTATTCCTTCTGGGAAGAAGGGTGCGAGTTCTGGAAAATATTTGTTTTGTGAATGA
- a CDS encoding AAA family ATPase — protein MQKQIIVLIGGPGTGKSTLINELVARGYCCYPEISRQVTLEAQQRGIDQLFLEQPLLFSEMLLEGRIKQYEDALEEPDNVVFIDRGIPDVVAYMDYIGDDYPEHFVKACEDFKYTKTFILPPWEEIYECDTERYENFEQALTIQKHLVETYKKYGYELIEVPKDTVDNRILYILDKI, from the coding sequence GTGCAAAAACAAATCATAGTTTTAATTGGTGGCCCGGGAACGGGAAAATCTACTCTTATTAACGAATTGGTAGCTCGTGGCTACTGCTGTTATCCTGAAATTTCAAGACAAGTTACACTCGAAGCACAGCAACGGGGTATCGACCAATTGTTTCTTGAACAACCTTTATTGTTTAGCGAAATGTTACTGGAAGGTCGCATTAAACAATACGAAGACGCTCTTGAAGAACCCGACAATGTCGTTTTTATAGATCGAGGAATTCCTGATGTTGTAGCTTATATGGATTATATAGGCGATGATTATCCGGAGCACTTTGTAAAAGCTTGTGAAGATTTTAAATACACCAAAACTTTTATTTTACCGCCTTGGGAAGAAATTTACGAATGCGACACTGAGCGCTACGAAAATTTCGAACAAGCTTTAACGATACAAAAACACCTTGTTGAAACGTATAAGAAATATGGGTACGAGTTAATTGAAGTACCAAAAGATACGGTTGACAACAGAATTCTTTATATCTTAGATAAAATTTAG
- a CDS encoding RecQ family ATP-dependent DNA helicase: MPEAQEILLKYWKHDSFRPLQKEIIDSVLDGQDTFALLPTGGGKSICFQVPAMMKPGICLVVSPLIALMKDQVANLQKREIKAIALTGGIHTEEIIDLLDNCQYGNYKFLYLSPERLQSDWILERIKNLPINLIAIDEAHCVSQWGHDFRPAYLKISELKKHFPKIPFLALTATATPRVIEDIKTELGLKAPLLFQQSFERKNIAYMVFEVEDKLYRTEQILKKNPQPSIIYVRNRKSCLNMSTQLQSLGFKATYYHGGLSSKEKDKNMQLWMSEQAQVIVATNAFGMGIDKDNVKTVIHTQLPENIENYYQESGRAGRNGEKAFSVVLTNSSDSIQSEQQFLSILPDKKFLNTMYVKLCNYFQIAYGEGLDDSFSFKLNHFCQKYDFPTLKTYNALQFLNQQGIITMSQEFSEKITMQFLIESKEVIRYMSLNSNDEEIILAILRTYPGIYEMKTPFNISLIAKKSNHTEAQVSAALEKLKEKEIIEYKSKNNDATILFNEVREDNLTINRVAKYLEKQNQLKKDQLLSVLHYIKNYKTCKNRLILDYFGEETTENCGVCSYCITQKGKITEADSIADKILHLLKTAALTSREIETKIKLDTNDVILALQELLENNYITIQANNKYTLKL, translated from the coding sequence ATGCCTGAAGCGCAAGAAATTCTTTTAAAATACTGGAAACACGACAGTTTTAGACCGTTGCAAAAGGAGATTATTGACTCGGTTTTGGATGGTCAGGATACTTTTGCACTACTCCCAACCGGCGGCGGAAAATCGATTTGTTTTCAGGTTCCAGCCATGATGAAGCCGGGTATTTGCCTGGTCGTTTCGCCTTTGATCGCTTTGATGAAAGATCAGGTGGCCAATTTGCAAAAGCGAGAGATTAAAGCAATTGCGCTTACAGGCGGAATTCACACAGAAGAAATTATTGATCTTCTGGACAATTGCCAATACGGAAATTACAAATTCTTATACCTTTCTCCGGAACGACTTCAATCTGACTGGATTTTGGAACGCATAAAAAATCTTCCTATAAATTTAATCGCTATTGACGAAGCGCATTGTGTTTCGCAATGGGGACATGATTTTCGTCCGGCTTATTTGAAGATTTCAGAACTAAAAAAACATTTTCCTAAGATTCCGTTTTTAGCTTTGACAGCTACAGCAACTCCAAGAGTTATTGAAGATATTAAAACCGAATTGGGATTGAAAGCCCCACTACTTTTTCAGCAATCTTTTGAAAGAAAAAATATTGCCTACATGGTTTTTGAAGTTGAAGACAAATTGTATCGCACGGAACAAATTTTAAAGAAAAATCCACAGCCTTCTATTATATATGTACGAAATAGAAAATCGTGTCTGAATATGTCGACGCAATTACAATCTTTAGGATTCAAAGCGACCTATTATCACGGTGGACTTTCATCAAAAGAAAAAGATAAAAACATGCAATTGTGGATGTCTGAACAAGCGCAGGTCATTGTAGCCACTAATGCGTTTGGAATGGGAATCGACAAAGACAATGTAAAAACGGTTATTCATACACAGCTTCCTGAAAATATAGAAAACTATTATCAGGAATCCGGAAGAGCGGGCCGAAATGGCGAGAAAGCTTTCTCTGTGGTATTGACAAATTCTTCAGACAGCATTCAGTCAGAACAGCAATTTTTAAGCATTTTGCCGGATAAAAAGTTTTTGAATACGATGTATGTAAAGCTTTGCAATTATTTTCAGATTGCCTATGGCGAAGGTTTAGACGATTCGTTTTCATTTAAACTCAATCATTTTTGCCAGAAGTACGACTTCCCTACCCTTAAAACCTATAATGCTTTGCAGTTTTTAAATCAGCAGGGAATTATTACTATGTCTCAGGAATTCTCTGAAAAAATTACGATGCAGTTTTTGATTGAATCGAAAGAAGTGATTCGATATATGAGTCTTAATTCTAATGACGAAGAAATTATTCTGGCAATCCTGAGAACGTATCCGGGAATTTACGAAATGAAAACTCCTTTTAATATTTCGCTAATTGCAAAAAAATCAAATCATACTGAAGCACAGGTTTCTGCTGCTTTAGAAAAACTAAAAGAGAAAGAAATCATTGAATATAAATCTAAAAATAACGACGCTACTATATTATTTAATGAAGTTCGCGAAGATAATCTTACCATAAACAGAGTTGCAAAGTATCTCGAAAAACAAAATCAGCTTAAAAAAGACCAGCTTTTATCTGTTCTACATTATATAAAGAACTATAAAACCTGTAAAAACCGACTGATTTTGGATTATTTTGGAGAAGAAACCACAGAAAATTGTGGAGTCTGCTCCTATTGTATTACTCAAAAAGGAAAAATTACCGAAGCCGATTCTATCGCAGATAAAATTTTACACTTATTAAAAACGGCAGCTTTGACTTCGAGAGAGATTGAAACCAAAATAAAATTGGATACAAATGATGTAATTTTGGCACTTCAGGAATTACTTGAAAACAATTACATTACTATTCAGGCAAATAATAAATACACTTTAAAATTATAA
- the fmt gene encoding methionyl-tRNA formyltransferase — MEKLRIIFMGTPEFAVGILNTIIKKNYDVVGVITAADKPAGRGQKIKYSAVKEYALANNLTLLQPTNLKDESFLTELKALNANLQIVVAFRMLPKVVWEMPSLGTFNLHASLLPNYRGAAPINWAIINGETKTGVTTFFIDDKIDTGAMILNSEIAIEPEENAGQLHDRLMLLGSETVIDTLKIIENGNVTTTIQEDDAEIKTAYKLNKENCKIDWTKSGDEINNLIRGLSPYPASWCFLKDKDEELSIKIYEAKLVSESHSYEVGSLISSKKEIKIAIKEGFIQLLSLQLPGKKRMQVAELLNGITFTDSAKVY, encoded by the coding sequence ATGGAAAAATTGAGAATTATATTTATGGGAACCCCGGAATTTGCCGTAGGCATTCTGAATACCATTATCAAAAAGAATTATGATGTTGTTGGCGTTATTACAGCTGCGGATAAACCGGCAGGACGCGGACAAAAAATAAAATATTCGGCAGTAAAAGAGTATGCTTTAGCAAACAACCTTACTTTATTACAGCCAACAAATTTAAAAGACGAAAGTTTTCTAACCGAATTAAAAGCACTCAATGCTAATTTGCAAATAGTTGTTGCTTTCAGAATGTTGCCAAAAGTAGTTTGGGAAATGCCTAGCTTAGGAACTTTTAACCTTCACGCTTCTTTATTACCAAATTATCGCGGTGCAGCACCAATTAATTGGGCAATTATTAATGGAGAAACCAAAACCGGAGTTACCACATTCTTTATTGATGACAAAATAGATACCGGAGCAATGATCCTGAATTCAGAAATCGCCATTGAACCGGAAGAAAATGCCGGACAATTGCACGATCGATTGATGTTACTAGGAAGCGAAACTGTTATTGATACTTTGAAAATTATTGAAAACGGAAATGTAACCACTACAATTCAGGAAGACGATGCCGAAATTAAAACAGCCTATAAACTAAACAAGGAAAATTGTAAGATCGACTGGACGAAATCCGGAGACGAAATCAATAATTTAATTCGAGGTTTAAGTCCGTATCCTGCTTCCTGGTGCTTTTTGAAAGATAAAGATGAAGAGTTAAGCATCAAAATATACGAAGCAAAACTGGTTTCAGAAAGTCATTCTTATGAAGTTGGAAGCTTGATTAGCAGTAAAAAAGAAATCAAAATTGCGATCAAAGAAGGCTTTATTCAGCTTTTGAGCCTGCAATTACCCGGCAAAAAAAGAATGCAAGTAGCAGAATTATTAAATGGTATCACTTTTACCGATAGTGCAAAGGTCTATTAA
- a CDS encoding HU family DNA-binding protein: protein MNKSELIDAIAADAGITKAAAKLALESFLGNVGATLKKGGRVSLVGFGSWSVSARAARDGRNPQTGKTIQIAAKNVVKFKAGAELEGAVN from the coding sequence ATGAACAAATCAGAATTAATCGATGCTATCGCTGCTGATGCAGGAATCACAAAAGCTGCGGCAAAATTAGCTTTAGAGTCATTTTTAGGAAACGTAGGAGCTACTTTGAAAAAAGGTGGTAGAGTTTCTTTAGTAGGTTTTGGATCTTGGTCAGTATCTGCCAGAGCTGCTAGAGACGGAAGAAATCCTCAAACAGGAAAAACTATTCAAATCGCTGCTAAAAATGTTGTAAAATTCAAAGCCGGAGCTGAATTAGAAGGTGCAGTGAACTAA
- a CDS encoding YqgE/AlgH family protein codes for MISEKLKKGHLLIAEPSIIGDLSFNRSVILLADHNKEGSIGFIINKPLKYTINDLIPEIDASFKIYNGGPVEQDNLYFIHNIPELIPNSVEISNGIYWGGDFESTKDLINDGSIGKNNIRFFLGYTGWDENQLENEMQGNSWIITDNSYKNKIIGKSTTHFWKEQIIELGGDYLIWSNAPENPYLN; via the coding sequence ATGATTTCAGAAAAATTAAAAAAAGGACACCTGCTTATTGCTGAACCTTCTATAATTGGAGATTTATCTTTTAATAGATCGGTAATTTTATTAGCAGACCATAACAAAGAAGGATCAATAGGTTTTATCATTAATAAACCGTTAAAGTATACTATTAATGATTTAATTCCTGAAATTGACGCCAGTTTCAAAATATATAACGGCGGCCCTGTTGAACAGGACAACCTGTATTTTATTCACAATATCCCAGAATTGATTCCAAATAGTGTTGAGATTTCAAATGGGATTTATTGGGGAGGTGATTTCGAATCGACAAAAGACTTAATAAACGACGGATCTATTGGCAAAAACAATATTCGCTTTTTCTTAGGTTATACTGGTTGGGACGAAAATCAGCTTGAGAATGAAATGCAAGGCAACTCCTGGATCATCACTGATAATAGTTATAAAAATAAAATTATCGGAAAGTCGACCACTCATTTTTGGAAAGAGCAAATTATTGAGCTCGGAGGCGATTATCTTATTTGGTCGAATGCACCTGAAAATCCGTATCTGAATTAA
- a CDS encoding aminotransferase class IV: protein MINFNGNIVAQDDNILTQNRAFLYGDGVFETLKIVNNKILFLEDHYFRLMASMRVVRMEIPMNFTMEYFEEQVLSLVNQKKISSSARARITVFRNDGGLYLPKTNEVSFLIHATALESTSYVLNVGEYEVDLYKDFYVTKQLLSSIKTTNKMINVTGSIFAHENGLANCLLVNDTKNVVEALQGNLFMVVGKKMITPPISEGCLNGIMRKQILVLAKKVEGIEVVEEIISPFDLQKADELFLTNVITGIQPITKYRKKEFTSNLAHLLVQKLNESISEN, encoded by the coding sequence ATGATCAATTTTAACGGAAACATAGTAGCACAAGACGACAATATATTAACTCAAAATCGTGCTTTTTTGTATGGAGATGGTGTTTTTGAAACACTAAAAATAGTCAATAATAAAATCTTGTTTCTTGAAGATCATTATTTTAGATTAATGGCTTCGATGCGTGTGGTTCGAATGGAGATTCCCATGAATTTTACAATGGAATATTTTGAAGAACAGGTTTTAAGTCTTGTCAATCAAAAAAAAATATCTTCTTCGGCAAGAGCCAGAATTACTGTCTTTAGAAATGATGGAGGTTTGTATTTGCCAAAAACCAATGAAGTTTCGTTTTTAATTCACGCAACTGCGCTTGAAAGCACTTCTTATGTGCTAAATGTTGGAGAATATGAAGTCGATTTGTATAAAGACTTCTATGTAACTAAACAGTTATTATCGTCGATTAAAACGACTAATAAGATGATAAATGTTACCGGAAGCATTTTTGCTCATGAAAATGGTCTGGCTAACTGTCTTTTAGTTAATGATACTAAAAATGTTGTCGAAGCATTACAAGGTAATCTGTTTATGGTTGTGGGTAAAAAAATGATCACGCCGCCAATTTCTGAAGGTTGTTTAAACGGTATTATGCGTAAACAAATATTAGTTTTGGCTAAAAAAGTAGAAGGCATAGAAGTAGTAGAAGAAATAATTTCACCATTTGATCTTCAAAAAGCTGATGAATTATTTCTGACAAATGTAATCACGGGGATACAACCGATAACTAAGTATCGAAAAAAGGAGTTTACAAGTAATCTGGCTCATTTATTAGTGCAAAAACTGAATGAATCTATATCTGAAAATTAA
- a CDS encoding START-like domain-containing protein — protein sequence MDPKIRYEIEFPINSSPQLLYQYISTPSGLSEWFADNVNSRGEFFTFIWNDSQEKARLASKKTGEKVKFKWVDESSKDTEYFFELHILVDELTKDVSLMVVDFAEKEEVGEAKQLWENQISDLKHLIGSV from the coding sequence ATGGATCCAAAAATACGTTACGAAATCGAGTTTCCTATAAATTCTTCGCCGCAATTATTATATCAATATATATCAACACCGTCAGGTTTGTCAGAATGGTTTGCAGACAATGTAAACTCACGAGGCGAATTTTTCACTTTTATCTGGAATGACTCGCAGGAAAAAGCGCGTTTGGCTTCTAAAAAAACGGGAGAAAAAGTAAAATTCAAATGGGTTGACGAAAGCAGTAAGGATACGGAATACTTTTTTGAATTGCATATCTTAGTCGATGAACTGACTAAAGATGTATCATTAATGGTAGTCGATTTTGCAGAAAAAGAAGAGGTAGGAGAAGCTAAACAATTGTGGGAGAATCAGATCTCAGACCTGAAACATCTTATAGGATCTGTTTAG
- a CDS encoding HEPN domain-containing protein: MNIPDRKKDYLDKEIFEIISLVEISEVPTINKVEFVPFDKDENILDLSDKFVGASISYEMLGTEIISIKHSNDKHCRELKNDIFKRYEKLVDTIHKSSEINPFVSRKFIFDISFDYLIKSHTEKRSEGNFSDYIIDKIEAEIKEYKIYFSVEHLEIFKPIKIGKVEISKLEPNLFVEDKSRQNLETVKSFNEKFRRKIFASCIIKAEKDKAIELALKECSLSIDIIKICSDTIHDPKTKISFDIDSRLSESFTAETIVSNINKQNDLNIINHRIPNYHQLTEDYLRRLSLRNLGFFNNFLTHLGDEKTELQNLLINAIRRLAKALTTTNLNQRIVELFTIMESLLVPNSHANILESLTKYCSKIVYIEREERLNLIKLIKKMYEVRSAYVHHAVETDFEIDDLRNIQTTVHTLIGKLIERSYKFTQKSEILKEIDDAILDAY, from the coding sequence ATGAATATTCCAGACAGAAAAAAAGACTATTTAGATAAAGAAATCTTTGAGATTATATCTCTAGTAGAAATCTCCGAAGTTCCAACAATAAATAAAGTAGAATTTGTACCATTTGATAAAGATGAGAACATATTGGATTTATCTGATAAATTTGTTGGTGCATCAATATCTTATGAAATGCTCGGCACTGAAATTATCTCAATCAAACATTCCAATGACAAACATTGTCGTGAACTAAAAAATGACATCTTTAAACGTTACGAAAAACTTGTAGATACTATTCATAAATCTTCAGAAATCAATCCTTTTGTAAGTAGGAAATTCATATTTGACATTTCATTCGATTACCTTATTAAATCACATACCGAGAAAAGAAGCGAAGGGAATTTCTCTGACTATATTATTGATAAAATTGAAGCGGAAATAAAAGAATATAAAATTTATTTTTCTGTCGAACATCTAGAAATTTTTAAACCTATAAAAATTGGAAAAGTTGAGATTTCAAAACTTGAACCAAATCTCTTCGTTGAAGACAAATCTCGTCAAAATTTAGAAACCGTAAAATCATTCAACGAAAAATTTAGAAGGAAAATTTTTGCATCTTGTATAATTAAAGCCGAAAAAGATAAAGCAATTGAGTTAGCTCTTAAAGAGTGTAGTTTATCAATTGATATAATTAAAATCTGTAGCGATACTATTCACGACCCAAAAACTAAAATTAGTTTTGATATAGATTCTAGATTATCAGAATCATTTACGGCGGAAACTATTGTTAGTAATATAAATAAACAAAATGACCTAAACATTATTAATCATAGAATTCCAAACTACCATCAATTAACTGAAGATTATCTAAGAAGATTATCTCTTAGAAATCTTGGGTTTTTCAATAACTTTCTTACGCATTTGGGTGACGAAAAAACAGAGTTACAAAACCTCTTAATCAATGCAATAAGAAGACTGGCAAAAGCCTTAACAACTACAAACCTAAATCAAAGAATTGTAGAACTATTCACTATCATGGAATCACTATTAGTCCCAAACTCTCATGCAAATATCCTAGAAAGTCTTACAAAATATTGCTCAAAAATTGTCTACATTGAGAGAGAAGAAAGACTAAATCTAATTAAGCTTATAAAAAAAATGTATGAAGTTAGAAGCGCATATGTTCATCACGCCGTAGAGACAGATTTTGAAATAGACGATTTGCGGAATATTCAAACCACCGTTCATACTTTAATTGGTAAACTAATTGAAAGAAGTTATAAATTCACACAGAAATCTGAAATTTTGAAAGAAATCGACGATGCAATTCTTGATGCTTATTAA